The following is a genomic window from Engystomops pustulosus chromosome 11, aEngPut4.maternal, whole genome shotgun sequence.
cctagtggtaactatataaatcctcatgtactcagctacccctagtggtaactacatAAATCCCcatgcactcagctccccctagtggtaactacatAAATCCCcatgcactcagctccccctagtggtaactatataaatcctcatgcactcagctccccctagtggtaactatataagtTCTCAggcactcagctccccctagtggtaactatataaatcctcatgtactcagctccccctagtggtaactacatAAATCCCcatgcactcagctccccctagtggtaactatataaatccccatgcattcagctccccctagtggtaactatataaatcctcatgtactcagctccctctagtggtaactatataagtcctcatgcactcagctccccctagtggtaactatataaatccccatgcattcagctccccctagtggtaactatataaatcctcatgtactcagctacccctagtggtaactatataagtcctcatgcactcagctccccctagtggtaactatataaatccccaTGCActcagttccccctagtggtaactatataaatcctcatgcagtcagctccccctagtggtaactatataaatccccatgcattcagctccccctagtggtaactatataaatcctcatgtactcagctacccctagtggtaactatataaatccccatgcactcagctccccctagtggtaactatataaatccccatgcattcagctccccctagtggtaactatataaatcctcatgtactcagctacccctagtggtaactatataagtcctcatgcactcagctccccctagtggtaactatataaatccccaTGCActcagttccccctagtggtaactatataaatcctcatgcactcagctccccctagtggtatttATATAAATCCCTATGTACTCATTTctccctagtggtaactatatagaTCCTCATGtattcagctccccctagtggtaataaTGCAAATCCTCATGTACTTAGCtacccctagtggtaactatataaatcagtggtccccaaactacggcccgcgggccacatgcggcccgcggaccgtttttatccggccccttggagcgccagcggctcctgctgaggcccccggcaagtcgcggcagtcaggcaggagcctccgtccgtccggacaggaagctcctgcccgcccctgaatagtgctcgacgcggccgatacggccgctcgagcactattattacaggtggagcgatgtggccggaagacgaccccggcgcacatcgctccgtgaacctgagtgtgcggccgcgtgatgacgtcatcacgcggccgcgcaccccttcccggccgacagcagcccgaagatagaagactcgggagccgctgccagaggtgagtataggattttttttttttaaccagcagcaaatatattttggtggccggggggcccggatataaaaaaaataattaattatgggggccttaaatatagtatagggcagtatagggaataattaatgatggaggagcagtatagggaataattaatgatggaggggcagtatagggaataattaatgatggaggggcagtatagggaataattaatggtggaggggcagtatagggaataattaatgatggaggggcagtatagggaataattaatgatggaggggcagtatagggaataattaatgatggagggtcagtatagggaataattaatgatggaggggcagtatagggaataattaatgatggaggggcagtatagggaataattaatgatggaggggcagtatattgaataattaataatggaggagcagtatagggaataattaataatagaggagcagtatagggaataattaatgatggaggggcagtatagggaataattaataatggaggagcagtatagggaataattaatggtggaggggcagtatagagaataattaatggtggaggggcagtatagggaataattaataatggaggagcagtatagggaataattaataatagaggagcagtatagggaataattaatgatggaggggcagtatagggaataattaataatagaggagcagtatagggaataattaatgatggaggggcagtatagggaataattaatgatggaggggcagtatagggaataattaatggtggaggggcagtataggaaataattaataatagaggagcagtatagggaataattaatgatggaggggcagtatagggaataattaataatggaggagcagtatagggaataattaataatagaggagcagtatagggaataattaatgatggaggggcagtatagggaataattaatgatggaggggcagtatagggaataattaataatagaggagcagtatagggaataattaatgatggaggggcagtatagggaataattaatgatggaggggcagtatagggaataattaatgatggaggggcagtatagggaataattaatgatggaggggcagtatagggaataattaatgatggaggggcagtatagggaataattaatgatggaggggcagtatagggaataattaatgatggaggggcagtatgagaaataattgatggaggggcagtatgggaaataattaatgatggaggggcagtatgagaaataattgatggaggggcagtatgggaaataattaatgatggaggagcagtatgggaaacaattaatgatggagaagcaatataggaaataatgatggCGGTGcagtacagaaaataattaatgatggaggggcagtatgggaaataattaatgatagaggggcagcataggaaataataagtggtggggggaagcataggaaataattaatgatggaggagcagtataggatatgtgcagtgtacagaggaatttcttatttttttttattttttaactttagtccggcccttcaacggtctgagagggaccgtgaacggccctctatgtaaaaagtttggggacccctgatataAATCCTCATGcagtcagctccccctagtggtaacaatATAAATCCCcatgcactcagctccccctagtgctaactatataaatgcacatgtattcagctccccctagtggtaactatataaatcctcatgtactcagctccccctaggtgtaactatataaatcctcatgtactcagctccccctagtggtaactatataaatcctcatgcactcagctccccctagtggtaactatataaatccccaTGCACTCAGCttccctagtggtaactatataaatcctcatgtactcagctccccctagtggtaactatataaatcctcatgCACTCAGCttccctagtggtaactatataaatccccatgcactcagctccccctggtggtaactatataaatccttATGTACTCATTTctccctagtggtaactatatagaTCCTCATGtattcagctccccctagtggtaactatatgaatcctcatgcactcagctccccctagtggtaactatataaatccctATGTACTCATTTctccctagtggtaactatatagaTCCTCATGtattcagctccccctagtggtaactatataatcCTGAGACTTTCCTTTCTTGGTTGTGGTCACTCCTTATTGTGTACTGCACCTCTCTCTGTCATCCCCCATCCAGCAATGTCACAGATCTTCCCCGGTGAGAACTCGCGGTCCGGTAGGCATGCCGTCTTCACGTTGCGCGTCTCTCTGGCACATTTTCCCTCAAATTTCTTCAGTTTCATAagagctgcagagaacacagagaaaTGTCACCCAGGAGCCATAAATATGTTTAAGACTTTGGATGTAACCAGCTGCATCCATTCTCGTAGCTCCTCAGCTTCTGTCGTTCAGGAtgttaggaaagctgggtgacagctgcTGTAGGAGCCATGTTTCCCCACTTGGCAGAAGAGGTCTGAGGAAGTATTTGGTAGAGGGGGATGTCGGACCCCGAGCTGTCACTCACCGATATCGTTATGGAGACTGGACATCTCCTGGCGGTATTTTTCATGGATAATAATTTTCTCCACATCAAATATTTGCTCTGATGTCTCGTTTTTTTGGAGCTCCACCTTTCCCAGCGCCACCCTCCACAGACGGGGCTGAGACCTGGGGGAGACACAGAGCACAGCTCAGTTCTTCAgcatcaagatctctgcttgctgtttgtCTAAGAGAATATTCATATTTACATCCATAGGCTACCCCTGTCCTGATTCctcctcacagctgagggttttctCAAACTTATCGTCATTCTGAAATGTTCTGCTCAATCCGTCCTGCTAGAACGTGACAGACTGCAGCTTCTAGAGGGATCAGGTGTATATAGAAGTCTATGCAGAAGGGAAGGAAGTGAAGAGGGAAGcgacacagacagaggctgatgGAGGTAATaggaccccaagtgctttatctcCATCACAAGGTCATcggttctctataatgtcctatattatTCTGCTGATGTCTCTAAATGATGGAAAAGAGACACTGGGACAGACagcggctgctggagataataggaagcttctatctcaccccaagtgctttattcctcaGGCACAGACGAAGGCTGTGTTAGTATGACTTACATTTGTGCCACACAATGCGCTGCTGTCAGGATCCAACACTCAGCAATTAACGTCCCGCCGCAGACATGCCCAGCGTTGGATGTTGCCGCAGGGCTCCTCAGCTGCAGTGATGCCAACCACGGGTGTTTGCCCGGCTGCGTCCTTTTCCCACCAAAGATCCGTCCTCGGGTGTTATTGAGCAGCTCTCTGATGCCGCAGGTGGGGAACGCAGCGCTGGCGTTGACGCTGGTCATGGGACGTGTTGTAGAAGTTATTGGCCTCTGAGTGGAGGTCACACGAGGACGTGGAACTAAAAACAGTAAAGGTGATAAGTGAGCGGATGGTGGGAGTCATACTTCTTTATTCCTTGTAGATAAAAGCATAAGGCACCAGCCAGCAATGTTAGGGAGgcattaaaggggaactccacccAGAATCACCACATTGTGAAGTCATTTCATATTAGGCCAGTGGGAAAACAGTACAGCTGTCagagaatgctgggagttgtagttttataGCCAAGGTAGAGCATTAGATTATATTACAAAGACCTGCAATTGTAATGTCACTGTTCTGGGCGACTactgtcacagccccgccccttttACTAGATTGACTCTGGTTCACTCATACAGCTTGTACCttcacacagctgagggtttgttaccagGACAAATCCCACGTCTGCCCTGATACCATGTATCCATCAGTGATGGGGTGATTAGACTGAATAAattgtaacaaatcctcagctgtaagaaatattggggcacatttacttacctggtccattcgcgttccagcggcggcttctctgacgagcgttcgggtcttccggcgattcatgaaggtcctgcgcccgatgtccaccaggtgtcgctgctgcgccgaagtctgccccattggggtcatttactaagggcccgattcgcgttttcccgacgtgttacccgaatatttccgatttgcagcgattttacctgaattgacccgggattttggcgcacccgatcggtttgtggcgcatcggcgctggcatgcacgcgacggaaatgggggggcgtggccgaacggtaacccgatggattcggaaaaaccgccgcatttaaaaaaaaaattggtcgcatggGCCATACTCCATGCACCACGAttaagacgatgaactccggggcacctcggaggactttggcgcagcagcaacacctggtggacatcgggcgcaggaccttcatgaatcgccggaagacctgaacgctcgtcagagaagccgccgctggaacgcgaatggagcgggtaagtaaatgtgccccaatatgtcacgtTTTAATTAGACTCTGGATGTGAATGAGAATGTTTCCATTTACTGACAGCAAGAAGGGATCTTACAAATGTCGTAAAATGGTGAGAAATGGGAAGAATTACAAACGATGAAAACTCCCACAATGCACAGTGTGTCACACATAAAGGGTTAATCACCTGCAGGACAGGATGACACATTACACGTGCCCCATCTCAGCTTCTCCTCCTTATCCTGGAAGTAGCACCAGGGCTTCTCAGCGCCATCCGGATTCCTGTGTAATGGGAGGAAGGACCAGGGCAGGCTCTAGGTCATTTAGGCAACAGAACAAACCCCAAAATTAGCCCCAATGACCGCCCCCCCATCCAGTTATTTTAACAAGTTGTGCagaacatcatagtacacactcagctgctgcagaacatcatagtacacactCAGCTTCTGCGGAacctaattattcacacctcagctgctgcagaacatcaaattacacacctcagctgctgcataacatcagtgtacacacctcagctgcagcagaaACTAATTATTTACACCTCATCTACTGCagagcatcataatacacacctcagctgctgcagaacatcataatacactccTCAGCTACTGCAGCACTTTATAAAACAAACCTCTGTTGCTGCataacatcatcatacacacctcagctgctgcagaacttcacattacacacttcagctgctgaagaacattataatacacacctctgttGCTGCATATCCTCActgtacacaccttagctgctgcaggagATCATCATACAcactttagctgctgcagaacctcacctaatacacacctcagataaTGCAGAACCTATTTATACACAACTCGACTGGGGGTAAAACATGTGTCATTACAGGATCAGATTTCAcaatgtttgtagtctgttaccttgGAGACAGATAGCTATGCATGGGAGCTGCAAATATAAAACAAGGGAAAATTTTCAAAGAAATCtttcctctagggggagctctgtgCATGGGAATGTATTCTGCACTCCATGAATTCAGTACCTGCAATAGTTGTGCTCCCCGACCCCAAACTGCCAAATGTCCGGAATAAAGGCATTGACACTCTCCCGTGCCAGGAGGTAGGAGTCCCAGGGCAGACAGCGCTGCCCCTCCTCTGTATGGCTGACCTGACCGCGGTATCGGAGACCATCATTCCTGTAGCAGTCAGTGACCGCTGAGGAGGCAAGAACACAAAGAGATGAATGAGGATAATAACTGATACAAAGGAACAAGATCTAGGAAGTGTCAGCAGGTGTAACCATACAGATTGcagctagtgtccctggtgtgatcacactgctgtgctctgtgctctctgcagccagtgctgtgtattgtctacagagagatgtgtaatcagaccactatatatgttgttagtaggattgtagcttctgcaagtgcactggaggcatgtcctgacactgctgtgctctgtgctgttcgCATTGAGCTGCTTCAAAGCTCctcctcagtggcgtaactagtagtggctgggccccatagcagatttctgcatggggcccccttcccatttaaaagatatatgcaaatttatacagacatatagacacatataaagttctacactcatacattcactatcctatactcgcatccacatacatacatgtatgcactcatatgcatacatttatgtacacaaatacatttatacacatatatacaaactcatacagtatatacacatcaaatttgcacacttactgtatactacatacacattatatacatatagtatgtatatgtatacttatacatacagtataaacacaacatatacatacagtgtttacatacagtacatacagcatttacacacatacatttagtatacatagcatatacacacgtatagcatgtacacacatacagcacatgcatacattcacattcgcaccatatacaaaaacacacatacagcattacagcatttatatattatatatatacacacacacacaagcactagcatatatatacacagacacacacacacacaagcactagtatatatatacacatagacacacacacaagcactagtatatatatacacatagacacacacacacacaagcactagtatatatatatatatatatatatatatatatatatatatatatatatacacacacacacccaaacataagtatatatatacatacacatacccaagcatatatatgtatatacaaaacacacacattagcatatatatacaaaacacacacattagcatatatatatacaaacacatgtaaATAATAGTACTTACTTTTTTGATGTCCAGCGTGGGGGCTGTGTAGGCCATCAGCTGGGTGGTTCGGCGTTCGGGCGGGCAGGTGGGTtcgcgggcggttggcaagtgcgggggggcgggcagatggcaagtgcgggggggcgggcagatggcaagtgcgggggggcgggcggttggcaagtgcggggggcgggcagatggcaagtgcgggggggcgggcggttgtcaagtgcggggggcgggcggatggcaagtgcgggggggcgggcggttggcaagtgcggggggcgggcagatggcaagtgcgggggggcgggcggttgtcaagtgcggggggcgggcggatggcaagtgcgggggggcgggcggttgtcaagtgcggggggcgggcggatggaaAGTGcggggggggcgggcggatggcaagtgcgggggggcgggcggcaagtgcggggggcgggcagatgtgaagtgcggggggggggcgggcagATGTGAAGTGCGGGGGGGGCGGGCAGATGTGAAGtgcgggggggcgggcggatggcaagtgcgggggggcgggcggttgtcaagtgcggggggcgggcggatggaaAGTGcggggggggcgggcggatggcaagtgcgggggggcgggcggcaagtgcggggggcgggcagaTGTGAAGTGCGGGGGGGGGCGGGCAGATGTGAAGTGCGGGGGGGGCGGGCAGATGTGAAGtgcgggggggcgggcggatggcaagtgcggggggggcgggcggatggcaagtgcggggggggcgggcggatggcaagtgcgggggggcgggcgattggcaagtgcgggggcgggcggcaagtgcggggggcgggcagcAAGTGCTGGGGGCGCGCGCGCGGGGATAGTGCGGTGGGGGCGGGCAGTGTGGTCGGCGGTTCCTTGTGCCGGCAGCTGGGAGGGAAGTTCAGTATTCGGGGTGGgtcagtcacggggtgggtggtcGCTCCCCTTTGTCGGCCGGCGTATGGGAGGCTGTTTGGGAGGGAGTTAAGCACATGCGGCCGTgcgtccccgggccccttaagttcacgggccccgtagcaaccgctacggctgctacggtggtagttacgccactgctcctcctctttgtacttcCTGCAGCATTTGACCCATGGATTGGTACATTTTTTACTCAAATCAGAGAGAAAATGCTGTGGAGTTGTTTtatgccaagagcacagcagtgtgaggacacacccgctGTGCACTTGcagaatctacaatcctggaatataaatccatatatcacagtcctgctgctactaacaacatacacaaaggtctgattacatatctctccagggacaatacataacacgggcCGCAGAtagcacggagcacagcagtgtgaggacatgggtTTGAAATTAGAGACAATCGGGGTCACTTATTATAGGATTTACTCCAGTTTTGTGGCTgccatatttaaaaaatttttgatgccgcaacatttttattatttgttggcgccacaaattagcttttgtttttttgttgttgctcaATTTAGGAGCACCTTGTGAATCCCAACACTATTCCTGCTCTTGTCGTTTCTCTGACCCTAGTTTGGCGCAATTTATGTTGAACCCTTGGACCAAGAAAAAGAAAGTCCACCAAGTCCTACTTCGCCTTCATGGGTGAGGAGTCATTTCGGACACTTTCTCCGcgcaacataaataaataaagaatcacAGACTATTACAATACACAGTGCGGCAACAAAAGAACCTTGCGACAtgaataataaatgacccccaatgtcctggTGTCCattagagtacaggcagtccccgggttacatacaagatagggactgtaggtttgttcttaagttgaatttgtatgtaagtcgaaactgtatattttatcattgtagttcccgacaattttttttttgccccagtgacaattggagtttcaaatttttttgctgtaattggaccaagaattatcaataaagcttcattgcagacaattttaagctgattattgcaatctgggactattttaaagcatccagagagcttcaccagaggtcacagtgggcagaggggtctgtctgtaactatgagttgtctgtaagtcgggtgtccttaagtaggggaccgcctgtaactcaCATACACTACAATGGTAACTTGtataaacattgggggtcatttatcttatctgctcctttggtaatttatcaatctcccttttttttcttgtgttaaatgggttttttcagattttttggagacatttgttacaagtgtctcaaaaatgtcg
Proteins encoded in this region:
- the HABP2 gene encoding hyaluronan-binding protein 2; amino-acid sequence: MGSAAAGFLLTFIILLSCTPTSQRVHHHLNHHDHLLIDQERRLVEEVYAMNLHYYDTMEDPCSSHPCFNHGTCVQAEQGYTCRCTEFFSGLNCEKVIRPCKRDTCGHGDCVLKKYAPYYKCRCQYPYNGLACTSVETVCTRNPCKNGGTCREKPLNKFICVCPKDFRGTFCEIAVTDCYRNDGLRYRGQVSHTEEGQRCLPWDSYLLARESVNAFIPDIWQFGVGEHNYCRNPDGAEKPWCYFQDKEEKLRWGTCNVSSCPAVPRPRVTSTQRPITSTTRPMTSVNASAAFPTCGIRELLNNTRGRIFGGKRTQPGKHPWLASLQLRSPAATSNAGHVCGGTLIAECWILTAAHCVAQMSQPRLWRVALGKVELQKNETSEQIFDVEKIIIHEKYRQEMSSLHNDIALMKLKKFEGKCARETRNVKTACLPDREFSPGKICDIAGWGMTERGRTTYLLDTSVQVISEADCSDAKSYGKLIDRSMLCAGDPVGGRDSCQGDSGGPLACNPDGQTQVAGVVSWGEKCAVKDKPGVYTHVYRFLPWIEQNMKSNV